One bacterium DNA segment encodes these proteins:
- the raiA gene encoding ribosome-associated translation inhibitor RaiA codes for MNIIVAGRNIEVSEALRAKVTEKVERLAHHFERVQKAQALLRVEPHPGRNQVAEVTLWGDGVVLRGEEASQDMYASIDLVVDKLDHQISKFRGKSITRRRVLAGRHKQQVAAAAEAALRAQASADAEGSDVSSIEITRRKRFDMKPMTPEDAAVQMELLGHAFYMFRNSETSEVNVVYRRADGRYGLIEPEG; via the coding sequence ATGAACATCATCGTGGCCGGTCGGAACATCGAGGTCAGCGAGGCCCTTCGCGCAAAAGTCACGGAGAAGGTGGAGCGGCTGGCGCATCACTTTGAGCGGGTGCAGAAGGCGCAGGCGCTGCTGCGGGTGGAGCCGCATCCCGGCCGGAACCAGGTCGCCGAGGTGACTCTATGGGGAGACGGCGTCGTCCTTCGAGGAGAGGAAGCCAGCCAGGATATGTACGCCTCGATCGATCTTGTGGTCGACAAGTTGGATCATCAGATCAGCAAGTTTCGAGGCAAGTCGATCACGCGACGACGGGTGCTGGCGGGCCGCCACAAGCAGCAGGTGGCCGCCGCCGCGGAGGCGGCGCTGCGCGCCCAGGCGTCGGCGGACGCGGAGGGATCGGATGTTTCCTCTATCGAAATCACCCGGCGCAAGCGCTTCGACATGAAGCCGATGACCCCGGAAGATGCGGCCGTGCAGATGGAACTTCTGGGGCATGCCTTCTATATGTTCCGAAACTCGGAGACCTCAGAGGTCAATGTCGTCTACCGCCGCGCCGACGGACGGTATGGGCTGATCGAACCGGAAGGATAA